The genomic window TCACCCCTGCTATGAGGAATAAACTCCAAGCAGGAGCAATTAAACGGGTACACTTTTCTGGCGACATTCCTCCATAACAACATACGAGCAACTGCCTCGAAGGAGGCTACCCCCTAACCTCATTCACTTTCACTTTCCTCATTAAAGTCGTTTTTATTCTTGTTGTAAGTGAACTGTGCCTCGTACAagtcaacaatctgctgcGACGTGGTGGCCTGCTCCGCATTTTTATCATCCCTGAGCCTCAGAAACCTCGGAAAACGCAAACCAATTCCCTTGTCATCGGAATAAACCCCGATGGCTGCGGTATGCACAGGCGAGAGGGACAAGTCTGCCGCCTTAACTTCCCATACGTAGTGTGCGTCAAACCACACGTCAGGATTTAACTTATCTGAAACTTCGTAATAGGATTTCTTATTGGGTATAATTTTATCACTCAAAGTTTCGTATAATGAGCCCAGAATTTCATCACTAAAACCGGTGCCTGCTTTACATACAGTTTGGAAATTTTCAGTTTCTGAATTGTACGTAGCTAAAACGAATGCACCATACACtccacttctttttccttttccataaTAACCCGCTATGGGTACTAAATCTACCGAGTCAGATAGTCCTTCTATATAatcctttttcaccttcaaCCAATTTAATGATCTTCTTGATGGTTCGTACGATGCATTATCTAGCAGCGTCTTCACCATTAGCCCTTCGCAATTATTTTCAATTGCAtcttgtaaaaatatatccatGTCTTCTATATTGTTCATTTCGGAGTGTGTTGCATAACACAgcactccttccttacatttcAGTAATGAGTAGAGAAGTTTCCTCCTAATTTCCAGCGGTTCCTTAATCACGGGCACACCATTACAACAGATTAGGTCAAACGGGAACAGACATATTTTCACCTTTATATTTTCAATGTcaacatccttccttttcctcgtAGTCAGCACCTGAAATGGTAAtatctttttattctctatATCATAAGCGACCACTTCACTATCAATAATGCACTCTTTCGCACCGCTAATAATTTGATCCCGCACTATTTGAATAACATCTGGATACTTCTCTGTCATGGTTTCTAAATTTCGgctaaaaatttttatattgtcCTTATCTATGTAATGTATTTGAGCCCTTTCTCCGTCATATTTATACTCACACGTGAAGGTCACATTATTGAACCGGTCAAGTACTTCTTGTATTCCTTTGGTCGGTTTCGCTAACATAGGTTGTACGGGCAGCCCCGCTTTGACtgtgcattttttgcttAACGTGTTCATATCATCTCCATTTAGCAAATTCTGAATGATTATTTCGATATTTGGTAACTCACAGAGGGCACTCTTCACAGACTTTTCCATGCATTCAAAAATGTCCGAATCGTTATTCACTTCACagtagcttttttttaactccttaAATATGGGTAGCAAACGAGtgtctccttccttccctatgTCGTAGAACAAATTCggtttgcttattttttcgttcctcaTTTTGATCGACTGTATCAGCGCATCGAAATCGAACTGGTCGAGCACGCTCtgattttcattttccctctTAACGTGAGAAGGACTCTCCCCAATTTGCTTCTCCACTTTGAGCACCCCTGCCTTTTTCGTCTTCACTTTATTCATTTCATTCTCCGTTGTGCTATCGCTAACAGTGTCATCCTCCCCACTGCCATTTCCCTTCCCGCTTAGCAGTTGCTCGTTCATtagtttccccttttgcacaATTTCCTCCGGAATGGACGGACGcgttaaaataaatgcataagACAAGGCCTGCAACACAGTAGCGCTGTTCACCCCAATTCTCAATCTCTGTTGTAAAAACCGAACAATATATTTCGCTTCACTAGTTTTCGCACTCACCAATAGCTTCTTAATTAcctctctctttttctgctGGGAATTTGAACCACTCAAATTTGGTATGCTCTTCAGTTCATTAAATACGGACTGGATAGTCAAACGaggcaaaggaaaaatcgtCCTCATTTTGCAGGAACAACTTTCTGCTATTATTCCAAGATCCTCAATTTGTTGtaaatccttttttatacTCGATTCAGTTCTACTATACGCCTCAGACattgtttttaaaatgagAGCTTCTCCTACACCTGCTTCCACATTTAAATAATCAGGTGCCACTTTGTTTAGCGTTATGTAAACAGCAGGAATTAAATCGTTGGGACTGTAGTATATTAAAACTCTAAAAACATTGGACAGGATAATTGCTACATTCTTCTTGCTACCAGTTCCACTTCCCTTTAGCTCTTCTATTTGGTTAAATGTATTTGTCAGAAAAGTGAACAATAAAGAATCCTTAAACTTGTGTTTTTCTTTATCCTTTTGCGAAAGGTATAAATTACTTACATCAAAATGTACGGGGTTAAATTTGGGTGAAGTTAGGTCGCTCACCTTATCATCCTCCCTAACGGCGCAGTTAAATAgtgaccctttttttacatcattTTCGCTCTTCGCCTTGgcctttttcgtttttgtgTTTCCATCACttgctatttttcttttgctgctttctttctcttctcccTTCACTTTGCATTCCTCCTTAACGTCCGTTTCTTCATTCTGCCCATCCATTGTTTTCTTCGGGAAGGACAAGCATTTCCTACACAGgcgggaaataaaaaaaagccaaagtGGTAAACCTTTCTACACTAAAACCGGTGCGTGCAGATGTGCACACAGCAACGCTTCTACATATATGGCAGCACGCTCTTATACACATCTCGATCTGTTAAAATGGGCACGACCCCCGTTCAAGGCGCAGAACAGGGGTGTCCCTACATCCacagacacacacacatgcacatatatatgtatatgtaaatatatgtgtatgtattttttgcATCTGCCATGCATGCACAGGACACAAGTTAATTGCACTTGCTGAAGAATGGGTGCTTCCCCCATTTCTCACTCTCATCactttttctctcttttaaAACTTAATATGTCCATACAAAAAATCGCTGCGTCTATTCGATGCACTGTCTCTAAAGTTGGTGAAAACTTTCACGTTGAAATTTGTTTTGCGTCTGTAGAATTTATTCTTTTGCATAAAGGGTATTATATAAGCGTATTCTCTCCTCATGCAACTGTTAACTTTGCACAAAAGCATTCTTGCTATGAGGAGTAGCACCACCAATTTCATGTTAGCACAGCTGCCTATACACATGCACGCACAGGCTATTTCCGTGGTAAGTAATGGTAATGGTGCCCGTGGGCATTGGGCTTGCCTCAACAAGCACTTCGACCATGCGGAAAAGTACAAACAAAATTATGCAAACCACTTCGCGTAGCCTCTTGCATATCCATGGGGACACTCGCCGAATGATTGCCGCCTGTTCACCCCATATCATAGCACATTTCTTTCGCGCTACGATATCCTTCCCTCACTGCTTAAGAACATTTCTTAAGTTCACGGGagaataagtaaaaaaacaaatatgcttatcttcttatttattaaaaactCACTCTAAAGTTACTTGCTTAGGTGCCTTTTCcataattatattaaaacttaaaaaatgaaattgtttaaaaaaaatagccaagaTAATTTCATATATCaaggtgtgaaaaaaaaaaaaaaaaaagagattaCATGATAAAATCTTCAAAAGGTGTTTATAAATCTCCTTATATGTTGttcacacacatatgctcagtcctttttccttaaaattgtCACTTAATTTGgaataattttcttaaaaagggaaataattttctacATCCCTAGCAGAACATCATAAAAAAGCCAATagatacgaaaaaaaaaaaaaaaaaaaagcgaaagggagagggggaaaatgatgctacacttaaaaatatgtaattatgtgtaaatcaaaaaaacgaaatagttcgcaggagggggaaaaaaaaagcatacacATTTGCTTATATGCGTGGATACATACACAATACGTGCACGCATGTAAAAATGTATCTATACCagataaggagaaaaaaaaaaaaaaaaaacacacacacaaaaatagTAGCAATAAACACACCTATTACttcaaaaaatgttttccccTCTTGCGCAATTTCAAATTTGTTGAATTTTACTAAAAAGGGAGGGTGAagaattatgcaaaaaaaggaaaagtggacTCAAAAATAAGCAGCTCTCATTTTGAAGAAGctgaaaaggagaaagtgtaaaatgtgtCACAGAAtggagattttttttttctttttttcttgtcccACTAAATGCAAAATGATTAAAATAAGAATGTATAAAACGTAGcttgaaaaataataaaaatgataaaatgtTTTATGTTCCCTACTACGGGAGCATTTAATTTGTGTGTAAATTGAGGTGAGGCTGCTACTCACGTATTTCACAAGTTCATGTACGGGTCATTTAAATTACGCTACGCACTTCATTTACCGCTAAACCGAGAACGGGGGGAAGTCCGCATAAGTACACGCGCATAGGCACGCTTGCACACGCCCCCCTTCAGGAGCATATCCTTACACACTTTTATATGGCGCCTTTGCGCACACGCACGAGGCGCATAAATGTTACCAATTCCAGTAGCTACttagcattttaaaaataagttcACCCCTCGCTGCAAATCAGCTAAATTCGAatacacttaaaaaaataaacagacATAACTACAGTTAtcaaacataaaaaaatgaccagCCCCGTGACATAGAGAAAGGCAAATTCGTGTTCCTCCAGCTTTATTTTCAAGTTCATGCCAAAAACTcctgcaaaagaaaaaaaaaaataaataaataaaattgcatCAAATGAGATAACTCATTCGTCTTGAGTCATGCTCGCAGTGGATATGCAACACTTTTCCATGCTCTCTACGTCACTACATCGCTAAGCCGTTACGCCCCACATGGGCGCACATATTTGGGGCAATTCCTcaaaaggagaatgaagCGCACCATGACGAACCTGTTATGAGTGTTCCTATGCCGAAGCCAGAATTAATTAAACTGATAACTATGTCCATGCGTATCAAATTATTCCTAGAAAGAGACAAATCGGatactattttattttccaagtTCTGCATTAACTCATATAAGTGCTTCACCTGATCGTGTATCTGATGAAGTTCTTGATCGAAATATTCGAGGAGCATTTGCAGATCCTGATTTGTTGCCTCTTTATTGTCTTCCTCCCCATTAATAGGGTTAAAATAACACTTGgttaattccatttttttcaagtcTGCATTATTTTCTGATATTTCGTGAAAAGCCTTAATGAAGGAAtttactttatttattaaaatattggTTGGTTCTTTTAGGTTATGCAAATTTGTCAACACATCCTGATAATTCGTCACTTTTAAAGTAAATTTGATGTCTGCAAAATCTTTACTTAAGAGTTTCATTTCTGCATTTAAATGTTCAATGGTACTTGAAAAAACGCATTCCAGGGCACTAAATTCAAAGGGTCTTTTCTCCATAATTTTCGTGTCAACTTTGTACAAATTGGTATACTTTTTAGACACATTACATAGCTTCTTAATCAGATCATCTCTAATTAAATCTTCCTTTATCACTAGGAAGACACTGGAATGTAAAATGATGCATGTTAATGGGGGCAGGGATACCAGTATGGCATTTAGCCTCGCTTCTATACTAGCTATATTGTTATTTTCTGCGAGAAGCTGCTTGCAGTCTCGATAGTTTATTAACCCACTCTTCTgttttatataatttatgtGGCAGCATTGCTTCACTCTTTTCAATAACTCCGTGCATAAATATTCCCTTATGAAACACTTTCCACCAAAAATTTCTACGATCACGTGTCTTTTTAATTTGCTTAACTGAATTAGGTAATCATTCTCGTGAAGTATTCCCTCCAGTTTAAGGTTGGACTCCCTCTTTGCAGCGTCCACGTTGAAGTTGTAGTTCAGGTTGTAATTGCTGTGGTTGCCATTATGATTGTCGTGGTTGCTCTGACCGCTTGAGTTGTTGTTACTGTTGCAGAGAGAGTTACGTATCCTGGCCTTCAACTCCGTGTTGTCGTCATTCAGAAAATATCTTTCCCTATTTATAAATGTGGAACTATTTACCGAGTTCTCCATCCTCGAAAAGGTATCCATCTcatccttctctttcttatAACGATTAATTAGCTTGCTCTTCAAGTTGTATTCATACGTGTTTTTCTCGAAACTTGTGGTATTCACAAtgtcatcatcgtcattgAAATCCAGCTCGTCACAGTCGTAGTCCCGCTTTAGACATTCCCCGTTGTCCTTGAGCATAAAGGATTCATAagacattttaaaggaagcaaaagGTGTGTACAGCggaaaattctttaaaagcTTCACTAAAATGGGACAAAAAAGCTACACAGGgcaaaaagaacaaaccgCACAGGCGAAGCAACAAtggtaaagggaaaaaaatatatataataaaatatccTAACGTATAATATTAAAGAAAGATGATCTAGCCAAATGAGTTATAGCAACATGATGAACAAATTGTGCACtcatgcatatgcacatgcatgtACATGCCAGCTTGGCCATAAggctctttccttttaagcGCACGCAAATGAGGAGGCACCCCGAAGGTTAAAAAATCGGGCACATCACAGAAAGCAGGCATTCCAAGAATGTCACtaatttttgcatttgtACACTAATgaaaaggggaggggggcCATATTGGTCAGGTTAACTAAAAGAGACTAATAAACCCAGTAACCAAGGTAATGTGCCATGTAAAAACAATAcattcaaaatgggaaaaaaaaaaaaaaaaaaaaaaaaaaaaaaaaaaaaaaactaagtCCTGTTTAGGAAAATTCTAAGGAAAATTGCTTAAGTATATACACACCTTGTAAATGCATATCCTTTTGCGTCATCGCAAGCACCCTTTGGCATGTTATCAAACAGTATGTGCGCAGAAGCAATTTTTACTTGGGCAAAATAGCCAAGTGGACTACGAgggaaatgtgaaaaatgttcaGGTGCACAAACGCGTaagcatacacatataaaatggaTAAGCAATATTTCAGGTCATATCTGTAATACGCGTGCACAAGTGTGAAGGGCACCCaagggaagaacaggaaTATTGCTTACAcgcgaaaatgaaaaaaatgagtaaaagagaaaaattaaaaactcCTCACTCCGTGCCATATGTAAGCATGCATGTGTTCTTCCATCATGTCTGCAATGCGGTAATCCAAAACAAGTGTGCACGGGCATCCACGTGTTCACTTTTATGAAGTTCCCCTTTGTCATTTCACAAGTTTAATGTGACACATAACATTTACTTACCAATTTTGCCTTGCCATGATTGCGCTGGCTACGCTTCGATAAAAGggattaaaattttcctgcTCCTTATGGGTGTGTGTAAATATCCATGTTCCGCAAATCTTTGCTgcgctttttattttccctttttgccatTCTCAAAATGGTCATAATGTTTGGCACCCCCAACATGGAAATAActacattttaaaagggggataAACAGCTAAAAGAGCGCGACAGTGAATTTTTCTCAAAAGGAGgtgttttatttattttactttattttatttttttatttttaagggCTACAAAAATTCGCACAGGGGTCACATGTGTTCATAATGGTATATCCCGTTCGGTGTCACTGTTCCGCCTGGTGGACCATCCTTGGATCACGCACTtgccgtttttttccttacctgTTTTGCTTCTTGCCAGTttgctgaaaaaaaagttctcCTTCTCGCTTTGAATAAAATATGATTACGTCGGCTTAgcttttacaaaatggtgTTCACCGtaatgtaaatttttccgcgcaaacaaaatgaaatgcAACGaatgaaacgaaaaaaaagggcaaacaTGACAcgaaaacaataaaaaaaaatggagtcAACGTTGTAGGACCTTTACAAACGCTTATTTTGTTGAGGCCGCATTTaatgctttcccttttcgctCATCTTTGATGAATGGTTTCTCCCAAGTTGTCGCCCACACAAAACAAGGAATATAAAAGTATGCCCAaatgcat from Plasmodium coatneyi strain Hackeri chromosome 12, complete sequence includes these protein-coding regions:
- a CDS encoding DNA ligase, which codes for MKLVVLLLIARMLLCKVNSCMRREYAYIIPFMQKNKFYRRKTNFNVKVFTNFRDSASNRRSDFLYGHIKKCLSFPKKTMDGQNEETDVKEECKVKGEEKESSKRKIASDGNTKTKKAKAKSENDVKKGSLFNCAVREDDKVSDLTSPKFNPVHFDVSNLYLSQKDKEKHKFKDSLLFTFLTNTFNQIEELKGSGTGSKKNVAIILSNVFRVLIYYSPNDLIPAVYITLNKVAPDYLNVEAGVGEALILKTMSEAYSRTESSIKKDLQQIEDLGIIAESCSCKMRTIFPLPRLTIQSVFNELKSIPNLSGSNSQQKKREVIKKLLVSAKTSEAKYIVRFLQQRLRIGVNSATVLQALSYAFILTRPSIPEEIVQKGKLMNEQLLSGKGNGSGEDDTVSDSTTENEMNKVKTKKAGVLKVEKQIGESPSHVKRENENQSVLDQFDFDALIQSIKMRNEKISKPNLFYDIGKEGDTRLLPIFKELKKSYCEVNNDSDIFECMEKSVKSALCELPNIEIIIQNLLNGDDMNTLSKKCTVKAGLPVQPMLAKPTKGIQEVLDRFNNVTFTCEYKYDGERAQIHYIDKDNIKIFSRNLETMTEKYPDVIQIVRDQIISGAKECIIDSEVVAYDIENKKILPFQVLTTRKRKDVDIENIKVKICLFPFDLICCNGVPVIKEPLEIRRKLLYSLLKCKEGVLCYATHSEMNNIEDMDIFLQDAIENNCEGLMVKTLLDNASYEPSRRSLNWLKVKKDYIEGLSDSVDLVPIAGYYGKGKRSGVYGAFVLATYNSETENFQTVCKAGTGFSDEILGSLYETLSDKIIPNKKSYYEVSDKLNPDVWFDAHYVWEVKAADLSLSPVHTAAIGVYSDDKGIGLRFPRFLRLRDDKNAEQATTSQQIVDLYEAQFTYNKNKNDFNEESESE
- a CDS encoding Mg2+ transporter protein; this encodes MSYESFMLKDNGECLKRDYDCDELDFNDDDDIVNTTSFEKNTYEYNLKSKLINRYKKEKDEMDTFSRMENSVNSSTFINRERYFLNDDNTELKARIRNSLCNSNNNSSGQSNHDNHNGNHSNYNLNYNFNVDAAKRESNLKLEGILHENDYLIQLSKLKRHVIVEIFGGKCFIREYLCTELLKRVKQCCHINYIKQKSGLINYRDCKQLLAENNNIASIEARLNAILVSLPPLTCIILHSSVFLVIKEDLIRDDLIKKLCNVSKKYTNLYKVDTKIMEKRPFEFSALECVFSSTIEHLNAEMKLLSKDFADIKFTLKVTNYQDVLTNLHNLKEPTNILINKVNSFIKAFHEISENNADLKKMELTKCYFNPINGEEDNKEATNQDLQMLLEYFDQELHQIHDQVKHLYELMQNLENKIVSDLSLSRNNLIRMDIVISLINSGFGIGTLITGVFGMNLKIKLEEHEFAFLYVTGLVIFLCLITVVMSVYFFKCIRI